A genomic stretch from Komagataeibacter xylinus includes:
- the otsB gene encoding trehalose-phosphatase, which translates to MSKTPSLPSLDRLPPPARAAFLLDFDGTLVDIAPTPESVVVAPGLRDTLCRLRDKCGNALAVISGRPIEQIDHFLPDVPYAVAGEHGIAIRHAPGQVIERAALPPVPQAWMDEAEKLAAAHPGVRIEHKKAGLVLHYRGAPDAGPALGRIADEWVGATNGAFHVQAAKMAWEIRPAGIDKGHAVEAVMKSAPFAGRLPIFVGDDVTDEDGMRAAVSLGGVGFRIPNDFPDPTAFRAWLARLAQGGDGAWGG; encoded by the coding sequence ATGAGCAAGACACCCTCCCTCCCTTCGCTCGATCGGCTGCCGCCTCCCGCGCGGGCGGCCTTCCTTCTGGACTTTGACGGCACGCTGGTGGATATCGCGCCCACGCCCGAATCCGTGGTCGTGGCGCCCGGCCTGCGCGATACATTGTGCCGCCTGCGCGATAAATGCGGTAATGCGCTCGCGGTCATTTCGGGTCGCCCCATCGAGCAGATCGACCATTTCCTGCCTGATGTGCCTTATGCCGTAGCGGGCGAGCATGGCATCGCCATCCGCCATGCGCCGGGCCAGGTCATTGAGCGCGCAGCGCTGCCTCCGGTGCCCCAGGCATGGATGGATGAGGCGGAGAAGCTGGCCGCGGCCCATCCTGGCGTAAGGATCGAGCACAAGAAGGCAGGGCTGGTGCTGCATTACCGCGGCGCGCCCGATGCGGGTCCGGCCCTTGGCCGGATCGCGGATGAATGGGTTGGCGCCACCAACGGCGCGTTTCATGTGCAGGCCGCCAAGATGGCGTGGGAAATCCGCCCCGCTGGCATTGACAAGGGCCATGCGGTCGAAGCGGTGATGAAAAGCGCGCCCTTTGCAGGCCGCCTGCCCATTTTCGTGGGCGATGACGTGACCGATGAGGATGGCATGCGGGCCGCGGTCAGCCTCGGTGGCGTGGGCTTTCGCATTCCCAATGATTTTCCTGATCCGACGGCCTTCCGTGCATGGCTGGCCCGGTTGGCACAGGGGGGGGATGGCGCATGGGGCGGCTGA
- a CDS encoding DUF2155 domain-containing protein, giving the protein MRRVLRCLPALLLAGLPCLAHATEWLAPPAMYPPDTWQGRTVAVVRVLDKLDAHVVLLNVPTGQDMPYKSLTLHATSCLQRPATLPADSAAWLDVHDAHEGMAAFQGWMAVAEPATGVFQNPLYDVQLVGCAGDNVAPAPPPLAAVAAPTETAPAVTPDGQPVPPAAGAAPAAPPGAPQPVSPPLPARVPEPADEGAAPLMLH; this is encoded by the coding sequence ATGAGGCGCGTGCTCCGTTGTCTGCCCGCCCTGCTGCTCGCTGGCCTGCCGTGCCTTGCCCACGCCACCGAATGGCTGGCGCCGCCCGCCATGTACCCGCCCGATACGTGGCAGGGGCGCACGGTGGCGGTGGTGCGCGTGCTCGACAAGCTTGATGCCCATGTCGTGCTGCTCAACGTGCCCACAGGCCAGGACATGCCCTATAAAAGCCTGACCCTGCATGCCACGTCTTGCCTGCAGCGCCCCGCCACCCTGCCTGCCGATAGCGCTGCCTGGCTCGACGTGCATGACGCGCATGAGGGCATGGCTGCCTTTCAGGGCTGGATGGCGGTAGCCGAGCCCGCCACCGGCGTGTTCCAGAACCCGCTTTATGATGTGCAGCTCGTGGGTTGCGCGGGTGACAATGTAGCCCCCGCCCCGCCGCCACTCGCCGCTGTGGCCGCACCCACTGAGACCGCACCCGCTGTTACGCCTGATGGCCAGCCCGTGCCGCCTGCGGCAGGCGCGGCACCTGCCGCCCCGCCCGGAGCACCACAGCCGGTTTCCCCGCCGCTGCCTGCCCGGGTGCCCGAGCCTGCTGATGAGGGAGCCGCGCCCCTCATGCTGCATTAG
- the mlaD gene encoding outer membrane lipid asymmetry maintenance protein MlaD, with product MVAAVSGRAGRQPAELLAGFAVLAALAGLLAYAVLDKGRPHETGYRLHAGFAHIDGLSIGSDVRLAGITVGQVVDESVNPKTYAAQVTFTVRPDIRLPDDTAAIITSDSLLGGKYIALSPGGDDKMLAPGGTIGETQGAISLEQLLSKFIFSVTDTLTKARQDKANQATAPAPGGDAP from the coding sequence ATGGTTGCTGCTGTTTCAGGGCGCGCGGGCCGTCAGCCAGCGGAACTTCTTGCCGGTTTTGCCGTGCTGGCCGCGCTTGCGGGGCTGCTGGCCTATGCCGTGCTCGACAAGGGCCGCCCGCATGAAACCGGCTACCGGCTTCATGCCGGATTTGCCCATATTGATGGCCTGTCCATCGGCTCGGATGTCAGGCTTGCGGGCATTACGGTGGGGCAGGTGGTCGATGAGAGCGTCAACCCCAAAACCTATGCCGCACAGGTGACCTTTACCGTGCGGCCCGACATCAGGCTGCCTGATGACACGGCGGCCATCATTACCAGCGACAGCCTGCTTGGCGGCAAATACATCGCGCTCTCACCCGGCGGCGACGACAAGATGCTTGCCCCCGGCGGCACGATTGGCGAGACACAGGGCGCGATCAGTCTCGAGCAACTGCTCAGCAAATTCATCTTCTCGGTGACCGATACGCTGACCAAGGCCCGACAGGACAAGGCAAATCAGGCCACAGCCCCCGCGCCGGGCGGAGATGCGCCATGA
- a CDS encoding NADH-ubiquinone oxidoreductase subunit NDUFA12 family protein: protein MANLGTRIYTRFRGRLVGKDADGRCYYEARTPNRTGGGETRHERWVIYLKGEDASAVPPEWWGWLHHMEAAPLPESARQPWQQPWQPNQTGTANAYHPPGSDCRGGQRASTTSDYEAWYPEG from the coding sequence ATGGCAAATCTAGGCACCCGTATCTATACCCGCTTCAGGGGGCGGCTGGTCGGCAAGGATGCCGATGGCCGCTGTTATTATGAGGCCCGCACTCCCAACCGCACCGGCGGCGGAGAAACGCGCCACGAGCGCTGGGTCATCTACCTCAAAGGCGAGGACGCATCCGCCGTGCCGCCCGAATGGTGGGGCTGGCTGCACCACATGGAGGCCGCCCCCCTGCCCGAAAGCGCGCGCCAGCCCTGGCAGCAGCCGTGGCAGCCCAACCAGACCGGCACGGCCAATGCGTACCACCCGCCGGGCAGCGACTGCCGGGGCGGCCAGCGGGCTTCAACCACCAGTGATTATGAGGCATGGTACCCCGAGGGATGA